A DNA window from Salvelinus sp. IW2-2015 linkage group LG4q.1:29, ASM291031v2, whole genome shotgun sequence contains the following coding sequences:
- the pgam2 gene encoding phosphoglycerate mutase 2 isoform X1 produces MTTAHKLVIVRHGESEWNQYNKFCGWFDADLSEKGLEEAKRGAKAIKDAGMKFDICHTSVLKRAVKTLWTILEGTDQMWLPVYRTWRLNERHYGGLTGLNKAETAEKHGEEQVKIWRRSFDIPPPPMEHDHAFHKIISESRRYKGLKPGELPTCESLKDTIARALPYWNDVIAPEIIAGKNVIIAAHGNSLRGIVKHLEGMSDAAIMELNLPTGIPIVYELDVNLKPVKPMAFLGDAETVKKAMEAVAAQGKAKK; encoded by the exons ATGACTACTGCCCATAAGTTGGTGATCGTCCGTCATGGCGAGAGTGAGTGGAACCAGTACAACAAATTCTGCGGCTGGTTTGATGCCGACCTCAGCGAGAAGGGCCTGGAAGAGGCCAAACGTGGTGCCAAGGCCATCAAGGACGCCGGAATGAAGTTTGACATCTGCCACACCTCCGTGCTGAAGCGAGCAGTCAAGACCCTGTGGACCATCCTGGAGGGCACAGACCAGATGTGGCTGCCCGTGTACCGCACATGGCGTCTGAACGAGCGCCATTACGGCGGTCTGACAGGTCTCAACAAGGCAGAGACAGCCGAGAAGCACGGAGAGGAGCAGGTCAAGATCTGGCGTCGTTCCTTCGacatcccccctccccccatggAACACGACCACGCCTTCCACAAGATCATCAGTGAA TCAAGGCGCTACAAGGGCCTGAAGCCCGGTGAGCTGCCCACATGTGAGTCCCTGAAAGACACTATTGCCCGTGCCCTGCCCTACTGGAACGATGTCATCGCACCTGAGATCATAGCCGGCAAGAACGTCATCATCGCTGCCCACGGCAACAGCCTCCGCGGAATTGTCAAGCACTTAGAGG gcaTGTCCGACGCTGCCATCATGGAGTTGAACCTGCCAACAGGTATACCCATCGTGTATGAGCTGGATGTGAATCTGAAGCCGGTCAAACCCATGGCTTTCCTGGGAGATGCCGAGACCGTGAAGAAGGCCATGGAGGCTGTGGCTGCCCAGGGCAAGGCTAAGAAGTAA